Genomic segment of Xanthomonas sp. DAR 35659:
CCGGCAGGCGCGCATCGGCGTGCTCGGCAACGGCACCGTCCTGTCGGCGGAACAGGCCCTGCTGCTGGCCGACTGGGGGCAGGTCACGCTGTTCGCGCAAGGCATGGCGCTGGACGATGCCGAACTGCTGGCCAGGCTGGACAGGAGAGGCGTGCGGTTGGAAACGCGGCGCGCGGTCGCGCTGGAGGGCGAGGGCACGGCGATCGACGGCATGCGCCTGGACGATGGCGCGCGCGTGGCGATCGAGGCGCTGTTCCTGGGTGTGCCGATGCGCATGGCCAGCCCGTTGGCCGAACGCCTGGGCTGCCGGTTCGATGCAGGCCCGCTCAGCCCGTTCCTGAAAGTGGACGAGAGGAAGCAGACCAGCGTGCCCCGCGTCTACGCGGCCGGCGACGCGGCGCGCATGTTCGGCAACGCGACCCTGGCCTCGGCCGACGGCGTGCTCGCCGGGATCGGCCTGCATCACGCGCTGATCGCCGAAGACAGCCAGCCGGCGTCCGTCATCGCGGCATGAAAAAGGCCGTCCGCGAACGGACGGCCTGCCCCTGGCATCAGTCGCCGCGATCGCCGCGGCCTCAGCCCTTCACGCACAGCACCTGGCGCAGGGTGTGCACCACTTCCACCAGGTCGCTTTGCGCCGCCATCACCGCGTCGATCGACTTGTACGCCGCCGGCGACTCGTCGATCACCGCCGCATCCTTGCGGCATTCCACGTGCGCGGTGGCTTCGCGGTGCTGCGCCAGCGTGATCTGCTGGCGCGCCGCGGTCCGGCTCATCACCCGGCCGGCGCCATGGCTGCAGCTGTGGAAGCTGTCACCGTTGCCCAGCCCGCGCACGATGAAGCTCTTCGCGCCCATGCTGCCGGGAATGATGCCGAGCTCTCCGGCGCGCGCGCTGACCGCGCCCTTGCGGGTCACCAGCAGTTCCTCGCCGGCGTGCGTCTCCTTCTGCACGTAGTTGTGGTGGCAGTTCACCGCCAGCTTCTCCAACTGGAACTTCGGCAAGCGGTGACGCATTTCCGCCAGCACCCGCGCCATCATCGCCTCGCGGTTCTCGCGTGCGTAATCCTGCGCCCACGACACCGCCTCGACGTAGTCGTCGAACAGCGGCTCGCCTTCCATGAAGAAGGCCAGATCCTTGTCCGGCAGGTGGAAGCCGAGCACACGGTGCGCCAGTTGCTCGCGCGCCTGTTCGATGAAGTAGCTGCCGATCAGGTTGCCGGTGCCGCGGGAACCGCTGTGCAGCATCACCCACACCGCGTCGCTCTCGTCCAGGCACACTTCGATGAAGTGGTTGCCGCCGCCGAGCGTGCCGATCTGGCAGTCCAGCTTGTCGGTGCGGATCCGGCGGTGCCTGGCCTTGATCGTCTCCAGGCGATCCACCAGCCCCGACTGCGCGATGCGCGTGGCGATGCTGTCGGGCAGCTTACGGTGCTCGCCGCCGCGGCCGTTGCCGACCGGCACGCTGCGCTCGATGCTGGAGCGCAGCTGCGCCAGGTTGTCGGGCAGGTCGGCCGCGCGCAGCGTGGTGCGCACCGCGGCCATGCCGCAGCCGATGTCCACGCCGACCGCCGCCGGGATGATCGCGCCGCGGGTCGGGATCACCGAGCCCACGGTCGCGCCCTTGCCCAGGTGCACGTCCGGCATCACCGCCACCCACGGCCCGACGAACGGGATCGCGGCGATGTTGCGCAACTGCTCGTGGGCCTGCGCTTCCAGCGGCACGCCGCGCACCCAGCCCTTGATCGGCGTGGCGCTGCCTTCGGCGTGCAGCAATTCGTAGTTCTGCATACTCATGTCGTCATTCCTTCGAGGCCATGCGCGGCGGTTCCGTCCGCCGCACATGGCGGTCCTACTTCATTGTCACCAGTTGCTTCAGCACGCCATCCAGGCCGCCGAACACGGTGAGCTTGTCGATCTTCTCGGTGACCTTCTCCAGCGCCTCCAGCTCCTTCAGCCGCATCAGCACCGGGTTGTCCTCGATCAGCTTGGCGGTGTTGAGCAGCGAACGCGTGGCGCTGGCCTCCTCGCGCCGGCGGATCACGTTGGCCTGCGCCGACTTCTCCGCCTGCACCACGGCGTTGAGGATGTCCTTCATCTCGCCGGGCAGGATCACGTCCTTGACCCCGACGCCCAGCACCTCGATGCCGAAGCCGGCGACCTGCTCGCGCACGTAGCCGAAGATGTCCGCATCCAGCGAGGCCTTGTCGCCAAGCAGTTCGTCCAGCGTCTTGGCCGAGACCGCGCGGCGCAGGCCGTACTGCAGCTCGCGATACAACTGGTCGCCGTACTTGGCCACCCGCGTCCGCGCGGCGACCGGGTCGGCGACGCGCATGCTCGCGGCCAGGTTGACGCGCAGGCTGACCTTGTCGCGGGTCAACAGCTCCTGCCCCGAGACCTCCACCGACTGGATGCGCAGCTCGACCACCTCGGCCACCACGTTCCTGCGGAAGTTCCAGAACGCGTAGTGGCCCGGCGTCAAGGTCT
This window contains:
- a CDS encoding NAD(P)/FAD-dependent oxidoreductase, with product MQHDAVVVGGSFAGLSAALMLARGHRQVLVVDAGLPRNRDAAHSHGLIALDGMPGSDVLAQARAQLLAYPTVAWWDGQVEDATPLPGGWEVALADGRRASARGLVLATGVADDLPDLPGVAERWGRTVMHCPYCHGYELGRQARIGVLGNGTVLSAEQALLLADWGQVTLFAQGMALDDAELLARLDRRGVRLETRRAVALEGEGTAIDGMRLDDGARVAIEALFLGVPMRMASPLAERLGCRFDAGPLSPFLKVDERKQTSVPRVYAAGDAARMFGNATLASADGVLAGIGLHHALIAEDSQPASVIAA
- a CDS encoding RtcB family protein; translation: MSMQNYELLHAEGSATPIKGWVRGVPLEAQAHEQLRNIAAIPFVGPWVAVMPDVHLGKGATVGSVIPTRGAIIPAAVGVDIGCGMAAVRTTLRAADLPDNLAQLRSSIERSVPVGNGRGGEHRKLPDSIATRIAQSGLVDRLETIKARHRRIRTDKLDCQIGTLGGGNHFIEVCLDESDAVWVMLHSGSRGTGNLIGSYFIEQAREQLAHRVLGFHLPDKDLAFFMEGEPLFDDYVEAVSWAQDYARENREAMMARVLAEMRHRLPKFQLEKLAVNCHHNYVQKETHAGEELLVTRKGAVSARAGELGIIPGSMGAKSFIVRGLGNGDSFHSCSHGAGRVMSRTAARQQITLAQHREATAHVECRKDAAVIDESPAAYKSIDAVMAAQSDLVEVVHTLRQVLCVKG
- a CDS encoding slipin family protein, which produces MFWTKRIVIGDSERGLMYRNRRFERVLAPGVHRLFDPARRIEVKTFDIAAPEYAGHDLDVLIARLGAGVHEVFVLADLGSDEVGLVFKQGKLEDVLPPGTRRLYWRGLVAVEVVRLALDESLALPADVAQRLRQLGLLTRVAVALDVPAESAGLVFVDGRLQQTLTPGHYAFWNFRRNVVAEVVELRIQSVEVSGQELLTRDKVSLRVNLAASMRVADPVAARTRVAKYGDQLYRELQYGLRRAVSAKTLDELLGDKASLDADIFGYVREQVAGFGIEVLGVGVKDVILPGEMKDILNAVVQAEKSAQANVIRRREEASATRSLLNTAKLIEDNPVLMRLKELEALEKVTEKIDKLTVFGGLDGVLKQLVTMK